A part of Streptomyces sp. NBC_01210 genomic DNA contains:
- a CDS encoding helix-turn-helix transcriptional regulator has protein sequence MPRSTISAALDGGGAPHTARTPSVHTSGIGTTASQLQLAPTGDPLLAAKFSVPSVPGTFVRRKRLLDRLTDGTAGPLTLITGPAGAGKTMLAASWAVGSTPPHPAVVWLTLEDDDGAPGVFWTYVLEAIRHHQVTLPDTVGSPTRADNVDRSLLVRLASALARLDQPVVLVLDGLDQVPDREVASGLDFILNHAGPQLRLVLISRVDPLLPLHRYRAEDSIGEIRGADLAFTRHETATLLRRHGLVSSAETVDALTRRSEGWAAGLRLCALAMQRSDDPTGFARSFALSQSAVADYLLAEVVEAQPAATQDLLVRTSILNRVHPQLANLLTGREDAEGILAGLTRANTFVEPIGDTPWCRFHPLFTEVLHAHLRSHQPGLEPQLHRLAARWFADAGLVSEAMEHAAAAEDWECAAALIVDHLALGGGLTGPDNHRLERLFAAMPADLPGAAPWLRHLLEQRPELTSGHPWRIERTASADGTPTLNGTAPLDGTATLNGTAALNGTAALDGGSAQAIVVESLSDRECDVLRLAAEMMSTEEIAAELYVSVNTVKTHLRSIYRKLSVSRRSDAVRRARELHLL, from the coding sequence ATGCCCCGGAGCACAATCTCCGCAGCACTGGACGGCGGCGGAGCCCCCCATACCGCCCGGACACCGTCAGTCCACACGTCCGGAATCGGCACCACGGCGTCGCAGCTGCAACTGGCTCCGACCGGTGACCCACTGCTGGCCGCGAAGTTCTCCGTACCGTCCGTTCCAGGGACGTTCGTACGCCGCAAGCGCCTGCTGGACCGCCTCACCGACGGAACGGCGGGACCCCTGACCCTGATCACGGGCCCGGCCGGCGCCGGTAAAACCATGCTCGCCGCCTCCTGGGCGGTGGGTTCGACGCCACCGCACCCGGCGGTCGTGTGGCTCACCCTCGAGGACGACGACGGCGCGCCCGGCGTGTTCTGGACGTACGTCCTCGAAGCCATCCGTCACCACCAGGTGACGCTGCCCGACACCGTCGGCTCCCCCACGCGCGCCGACAACGTCGACCGTTCCCTGCTGGTCCGGCTGGCTTCCGCGCTGGCACGGCTGGATCAGCCGGTGGTTCTCGTACTCGACGGCCTCGACCAGGTGCCCGACCGCGAGGTGGCTTCGGGCCTGGACTTCATCCTGAACCACGCGGGACCGCAGCTGCGCCTGGTGCTGATCAGCCGGGTCGATCCGCTGCTCCCTCTGCACCGCTACCGCGCCGAGGACAGCATCGGCGAGATCCGCGGGGCCGACCTGGCGTTCACCCGGCACGAGACCGCGACGCTGCTGCGGCGGCACGGCCTGGTTTCGTCGGCGGAGACCGTCGACGCCCTCACCCGGCGCAGCGAGGGCTGGGCCGCCGGACTGCGGCTGTGCGCCCTGGCCATGCAGCGGAGCGACGATCCGACCGGCTTCGCCCGGTCGTTCGCCCTTTCGCAGAGTGCCGTCGCCGACTATCTGCTTGCCGAGGTCGTCGAGGCTCAGCCCGCCGCCACCCAGGACCTGCTGGTGCGTACGAGCATCCTGAACCGGGTGCACCCACAGCTGGCGAACCTGCTGACCGGACGCGAGGACGCCGAGGGGATCCTGGCCGGGCTCACCCGCGCCAACACCTTCGTCGAACCGATCGGTGACACACCCTGGTGCCGCTTCCATCCGCTGTTCACGGAGGTTCTCCACGCACATCTGCGCAGCCACCAGCCCGGCCTCGAACCGCAGCTGCATCGCCTCGCGGCCCGCTGGTTCGCCGACGCCGGCCTGGTCTCTGAAGCCATGGAACACGCGGCCGCGGCAGAGGACTGGGAGTGCGCCGCCGCCCTGATCGTCGATCACCTGGCCCTCGGCGGCGGGCTCACCGGCCCGGACAACCACCGGCTGGAGCGGCTCTTCGCCGCCATGCCCGCCGACCTCCCGGGAGCCGCCCCCTGGCTGCGCCACCTGCTCGAGCAGCGGCCCGAACTCACCAGTGGCCACCCTTGGCGCATCGAGCGCACGGCATCCGCCGACGGCACGCCGACTCTGAACGGCACGGCGCCCCTGGACGGCACGGCCACTCTGAACGGCACAGCGGCCCTGAACGGCACGGCGGCCCTGGACGGCGGGTCGGCGCAGGCGATTGTCGTCGAGTCGCTCAGCGACCGCGAATGCGACGTACTGCGGCTTGCCGCGGAGATGATGTCGACCGAGGAGATCGCCGCGGAGCTGTATGTGTCCGTCAATACGGTGAAGACACATCTGAGGAGCATCTACCGAAAGCTTTCCGTTTCCCGGCGCAGCGACGCGGTCCGCCGTGCGAGGGAGCTCCACCTGCTCTGA
- a CDS encoding DUF2252 domain-containing protein, protein MSATTPDVHLTPYERAARGKAARDRMPRTSHALFEPPANRTDPVEIIERQSAARVPELVPIRYGRMLESPFRFYRGAAAIMASDLGAAPHTGIVAQLCGDAHLLNFRLLASAERHLVFDINDFDETLPGPWEWDVKRLAASLVIAGRENGFSRKQRRAVVRGAVGAYRDAMRGFARMTNLDVWYTQADANQLRDLLPERLGKGARDRVSHALSAARTRDTQQAYRKLTKVVDGERRIAADPPLIVPLSDLLPHVARHELEQQIRLLIKGYSRSLPSDRRHLLEQFRLADIARKVVGVGSVGTRCWVLLLLGTDDEDPLLLQAKEADQSVLAPYAGAGEYEHQGQRVVSGQRLMQAAGDIFLGWGQATGIDSGQRDFYVRQLRDWKGIAVPHLMPPDQLEYFGSLCGTTLARAHARSGDRIAIAAYLGNNDSFDRALAEFAELYADQNERDHQALTDAARSGRITAETL, encoded by the coding sequence ATGAGTGCGACGACCCCGGACGTACATCTGACCCCGTACGAGCGGGCCGCTCGCGGCAAGGCAGCCCGCGACCGGATGCCACGCACCAGCCATGCCCTGTTCGAACCGCCGGCGAACCGGACCGACCCTGTCGAGATCATCGAACGCCAGTCCGCCGCTCGCGTGCCGGAGCTCGTACCCATCCGGTACGGCCGGATGCTGGAATCACCCTTCCGGTTCTACCGGGGCGCGGCCGCGATCATGGCCTCCGACCTGGGCGCCGCGCCCCACACCGGGATCGTCGCACAGCTCTGCGGAGACGCCCATCTGCTGAACTTCCGGCTGCTCGCCTCCGCCGAACGGCATCTGGTCTTCGACATCAACGACTTCGACGAAACCCTGCCCGGCCCGTGGGAATGGGACGTCAAACGGCTTGCGGCGAGCCTGGTGATCGCCGGTCGCGAGAACGGCTTCTCGCGGAAACAGCGCAGAGCCGTCGTACGGGGCGCCGTCGGCGCGTACCGGGACGCGATGCGCGGCTTCGCCCGGATGACCAACCTCGATGTCTGGTACACCCAGGCCGATGCCAACCAGCTCCGTGACCTCCTGCCGGAGCGGCTGGGCAAGGGCGCCCGCGACAGGGTGTCCCACGCGCTGTCCGCCGCACGCACCCGCGACACCCAGCAGGCGTACAGGAAACTCACGAAGGTCGTCGACGGCGAACGGCGGATCGCGGCCGACCCGCCGCTGATCGTCCCGCTGAGCGACCTGCTCCCCCACGTCGCGCGCCATGAGCTCGAGCAGCAGATCCGTCTGCTCATCAAGGGATACAGCCGCAGCCTCCCGTCCGACCGACGTCATCTGCTGGAACAGTTCCGGCTGGCCGACATCGCCCGCAAAGTGGTCGGTGTCGGCAGCGTGGGCACCCGCTGCTGGGTGCTCCTCCTGCTCGGCACGGACGACGAGGACCCGCTGCTGCTGCAGGCCAAGGAAGCCGACCAGTCCGTACTCGCCCCGTATGCCGGTGCCGGCGAGTACGAGCACCAGGGGCAGCGCGTCGTATCCGGGCAGCGACTCATGCAGGCGGCCGGTGACATCTTCCTCGGCTGGGGGCAGGCCACGGGCATCGACAGCGGGCAGCGCGACTTCTACGTCCGCCAGCTGCGCGACTGGAAGGGCATCGCAGTACCGCACCTCATGCCCCCGGACCAGCTCGAATACTTCGGCAGCCTGTGCGGCACCACACTGGCCCGCGCCCACGCCCGCTCCGGCGACCGGATCGCCATTGCCGCCTACCTCGGCAACAACGACAGCTTCGACCGGGCGCTCGCGGAGTTCGCCGAGCTCTACGCCGATCAGAACGAGCGCGACCACCAGGCCCTCACCGACGCCGCGCGCTCTGGACGAA